One window of the Vicia villosa cultivar HV-30 ecotype Madison, WI unplaced genomic scaffold, Vvil1.0 ctg.000892F_1_1, whole genome shotgun sequence genome contains the following:
- the LOC131631980 gene encoding uncharacterized protein LOC131631980, which produces MAMSDGKMNLPDDLFSSKLSDSHSSLKDEASGGNGEKGIAALLDDSKDQVSSDSSIPLSPQWLYSKPVDAKQTANPVGANSNDPVLKDNWRLEGSLDKKDWRKTAPDVDISRRWREEERETSLLGRRDRRKEDRRLENTSTSDNRALPADRWSDNRGSGHDSRRENKWSSRWGPEEKEKDSRSEKRNDVEKEDGHAEKQSTVASNRAVSDRDTDSRDKWRPRHRLESQAAGVATYRAAPGFGLEKGRTEGPNVRFSPGRGRANFNGNLQIGRPPIGSSVGSVLMDKSKTIPGKSSLGADSYCYPRGKLLDIYRKQKVDPTFENVPSEVDLTSPATQIDPVAPLAFVAPADEEEAVLRDIWKGKVTSSEVSDYSFRGKDGGSIDDISGSGVALTEGKQPSIGSGGKVISGNEILNESDKFFIGSASTTGGSLTNEAEEVASFQEGKQKHGPIIGMHWKDDSFDSSIREGIIHRKKVVESEAFGYHQGQLSAFEEHANQDGIKSMASDINTSHPDDSRSRFDYSSLRQSPNINPHDLKMNEKMYPSESVTAPEELSLCYLDPQGLIQGPFLGIDIILWFEQGFFGIDLPVRLSDAPESSPFQELGDIMPHLRANTGLGSDSNMVIQSEPSDAVGRNLKVDVNTFDYNGSFDDDQPWSSSRPDSTSSVGIPIQLPNQSYRPEINFSDEQCFDNVAQDEGISLSKLAGSNNDNPLMRPGDANASYSHHTGKPSNEVTGNDALNSEADKLHPFGLLMSELRDGSHLRRAQSSNSSLRLGDQGHFTDPLNDRDAHFTDQSSMGGVVNPSFRDTWTDEFGINRHYNSNQRVGSLEDQFLSRMGQNFNNFDVADHLMLQKLQKERLQQQQQAERLQQQQQAERLHQQQQAERLHQQLQAERLHQQQQAERLHQQQAERFQQQQAERLQQQTNIPNHFPSHLNGSDLDRFPGFSPSQSNNSGIQQMMQNPGSDLERLFELQAQQRQLELQQQQDIHHQQLLHQQLKLQPQQQSQAQLMHQDILEQLMHHQIPDPNFGQSKHDPSRDNLLDQVQLRRYLYDLQQNSHSSGHLDPSTEQFIQANMALNAAQGRQADLSELLLQARHGNILPSDHVRFQQEQAQAQQLSMALRQQLGLDGERHFGRSWPLNETGQLVRNPSNHQLGHSAGFNVSEIHKQQQRLVAQDEQLNFLGRNHLEQNQRGFHDPSSMMFERSSPVSVQGRELLERRRYMHPTDQLGSLSSHHNLQSSDDLFGHHSLSGNNGHVDNNWIDPRLHLQQLESMRQRRELGESITSADLSISASAGGHEESSGRGFVDLLHQKLGLQSAQSSTVDKWHPLSSRSHDKSWHVPEANTSSHPFELPLDQQSHLNDPFLERTQSGNSSGLMHDNLTNIHINDHFNNLGNAERVPLRSRSGSLLEEQSLLSTNKDTLPPNYRIPFQIGKSSLEKDLHELDTNKGHRHEFLGTMGKFVPGMSDLSEQVESAMPSMEMPAIAHSRHSSLSSAGGDGVSFGREMGLNSSRGDEVSSDRIPPSTKGFDHAFNKRPHVSRVLSSPDVQSDQPSATHVNQSQLLNLTSSEGRREPSGNLSTTSMTDAQSAGKKEARFRSSSFSEGAMSEASFIDMLKKPVLPEADVHPTGGAGAESVDGGQAGRGGKKKGKKGKQIDPSLLGFKVSSNRIMMGEIQRPED; this is translated from the exons AAAAG ATCAAGTGTCATCTGACAGCAGCATACCGTTATCTCCACAGTGGCTTTATTCCAAACCAGTTGATGCAAAGCAAACTGCTAACCCAGTGGGG GCAAATTCCAATGATCCTGTACTGAAGGATAATTGGCGTCTGGAAGGGTCCCTGGACAAGAAAGATTGGAGAAAGACTGCTCCCGATGTTGACATCAGTCGCCGGTGGCGTGAAGAGGAGAGAGAAACAAGTTTGCTTGGCAGAAGGGATCGTAGAAAAGAAGATCGTCGGTTGGAGAACACCTCAACCTCTGATAATAGAGCCTTGCCTGCTGATCGCTGGAGTGATAACCGGGGTTCTGGCCATGACTCTCGAAGAGAGAATAAGTGGTCATCAAGATGGGGTCCTGAAGAAAAAGAGAAGGACTCTAGAAGTGAGAAAAGGAATGATGTGGAGAAGGAAGATGGCCATGCAGAAAAACAATCTACCGTTGCTAGCAACCGCGCCGTTTCTGACCGGGACACTGATTCCCGTGATAAATGGAGGCCACGACATCGCCTGGAATCTCAAGCAGCTGGTGTGGCCACATACCGTGCTGCACCTGGATTTGGGCTGGAGAAAGGACGCACAGAGGGACCCAATGTGCGATTTTCACCTGGAAGAGGTAGGGCAAATTTCAATGGAAACTTACAAATTGGAAGGCCTCCCATAGGCTCTAGTGTTGGATCTGTACTCATGGATAAGAGTAAAACTATACCGGGGAAGTCTAGCCTTGGTGCTGATTCATATTGCTACCCAAGGGGTAAGCTTCTTGATATATATCGTAAGCAAAAGGTCGATCCAACTTTCGAGAACGTGCCTTCTGAGGTTGATCTCACTTCACCAGCAACTCAAATTGATCCTGTAGCGCCATTAGCATTTGTTGCTCCTGCAGATGAGGAGGAG GCTGTCCTTAGAGATATATGGAAGGGAAAAGTTACCAGCAGTGAAGTTTCAGACTACTCCTTTAGAGGAAAGGATGGAGGGTCAATTGATGATATTTCTG GTTCTGGTGTTGCTTTAACTGAAGGAAAACAACCTTCAATCGGCAGCGGTGGAAAGGTTATATCGGGAAATGAAATCTTAAACGAGTCTGATAAATTTTTTATTGGATCAGCATCAACTACTGGAGGTTCGTTGACAAATGAGGCTGAGG AGGTTGCAAGTTTTCAAGAAGGCAAGCAGAAACATGGGCCAATTATTGGTATGCATTGGAAAGATGATAGCTTCGATAGCAGCATTAGGGAGGGAATCATTCACAGGAAAAAGGTTGTCGAATCTGAAGCTTTTGGTTACCACCAGGGACAACTTTCTGCTTTTGAGGAACATGCAAATCAGGATGGGATTAAGTCAATGGCTTCAGATATAAATACAAGCCATCCTGATGATTCTCGTTCCCGCTTTGATTATTCATCTCTGCGACAAAGTCCAAACATTAATCCGCATGActtgaaaatgaatgaaaaaatgtATCCATCTGAAAGTGTCACTGCTCCTGAGGAGTTGAGTTTGTGCTATTTGGATCCTCAAGGATTGATTCAAGGACCCtttcttgggattgacatcatTTTGTGGTTTGAACAAGGGTTTTTTGGGATTGATTTGCCTGTTCGCTTGTCGGACGCCCCGGAATCATCTCCGTTTCAAGAACTTGGTGACATCATGCCTCACCTGAGAGCCAACACAGGGTTAGGTTCTGACAGTAACATGGTTATTCAGTCAGAACCATCTGATGCCGTTGGAAGGAACCTGAAAGTTGATGTAAATACATTTGACTATAATGGGTCTTTTGATGACGATCAGCCGTGGTCTTCATCCCGACCTGATTCTACATCCAGTGTTGGTATTCCGATCCAATTACCTAATCAAAGTTATCGCCCTGAAATCAATTTCTCTGATGAGCAGTGCTTCGATAATGTTGCACAAGATGAGG GTATCTCATTATCGAAATTGGCTGGGAGCAACAATGACAACCCTTTGATGAGGCCTGGGGATGCCAATGCCTCATATTCCCATCATACTGGAAAACCTTCAAATGAAGTTACTGGGAATGATGCTCTTAACAGTGAGGCTGATAAGTTGCATCCCTTTGGCTTACTAATGTCTGAACTCAGAGATGGCTCTCATTTAAGGCGTGCACAATCATCTAATAGCTCTCTGAGATTGGGTGACCAGGGCCATTTTACTGATCCATTAAATGATAGAGATGCTCATTTTACTGATCAGAGCTCTATGGGTGGCGTGGTAAATCCGTCTTTCAGGGATACATGGACCGATGAATTTGGGATAAATAGGCATTATAATTCTAATCAGCGTGTAGGTTCACTAGAAGATCAGTTCTTGTCTCGAATGGGACAAAACTTTAATAATTTTGATGTGGCAGACCATCTAATGTTGCAGAAGCTGCAGAAGGAACGACTTCAGCAGCAGCAGCAGGCTGAACGACTTCAGCAGCAGCAGCAGGCTGAACGACTTCATCAGCAGCAGCAGGCTGAACGACTTCATCAGCAGCTGCAGGCTGAGCGGCTTCATCAACAGCAGCAGGCTGAGCGGCTTCATCAGCAGCAGGCGGAACGATTTCAGCAGCAGCAAGCGGAACGGCTTCAGCAGCAGACTAATATACCTAATCATTTCCCCTCACACCTTAATGGGTCAGATTTAGATAGATTTCCTGGTTTCTCTCCATCTCAAAGTAATAACTCTGGTATCCAGCAAATGATGCAGAATCCTGGGTCAGATTTGGAACGTCTTTTCGAACTGCAGGCTCAACAACGCCAGCTTGAGCTTCAACAACAGCAAGATATTCACCATCAACAACTACTTCACCAACAATTGAAACTACAGCCTCAACAACAGTCTCAAGCTCAGTTAATGCATCAAGATATTCTTGAACAGTTAATGCATCACCAAATACCTGATCCGAATTTTGGACAGTCAAAACATGATCCTTCTAGAGATAACTTGTTAGATCAGGTACAATTGAGGAGATATCTGTATGACTTGCAGCAGAATTCACATTCTTCAGGGCACCTTGATCCATCGACAGAGCAGTTTATCCAAGCAAATATGGCCCTTAATGCCGCACAAGGAAGGCAGGCTGATTTGTCAGAGCTCTTGTTGCAAGCAAGGCATGGAAATATATTGCCATCAGATCATGTTCGTTTTCAGCAAGAGCAGGCGCAAGCTCAGCAGTTATCTATGGCTCTTAGACAGCAGTTAGGGCTTGATGGAGAAAGACATTTTGGTAGGTCGTGGCCGCTTAATGAGACTGGACAGTTAGTTAGAAATCCATCAAACCACCAACTGGGTCATTCAGCTGGATTTAATGTCTCCGAAATCCACAAACAACAACAGAGGCTTGTGGCACAAGATGAGCAATTAAATTTTCTGGGAAGGAATCATCTTGAGCAGAACCAAAGAGGGTTCCATGATCCTAGTTCTATGATGTTCGAGAGGTCTTCACCTGTTTCTGTGCAAGGAAGAGAATTACTTGAACGCCGTCGATACATGCACCCAACTGATCAACTGGGTTCTTTGTCTTCTCACCACAACCTACAATCATCTGATGATCTTTTTGGCCATCATTCCCTCTCAGGGAACAACGGCCATGTGGATAATAACTGGATTGATCCACGGTTGCATCTTCAACAACTTGAATCTATGAGGCAGAGAAGAGAGTTAGGAGAGAGCATTACATCAGCAGATCTGAGCATATCTGCATCTGCTGGAGGTCATGAAGAGAGTTCAGGACGAGGTTTTGTGGACCTTCTTCATCAAAAACTGGGTCTTCAATCTGCACAATCATCAACTGTTGATAAGTGGCATCCCCTTTCGTCAAGAAGTCACGATAAATCTTGGCATGTTCCTGAGGCTAACACATCAAGTCATCCTTTTGAGCTTCCTCTGGATCAGCAATCCCATCTGAATGATCCCTTTCTAGAAAGGACTCAAAGTGGGAATTCCAGTGGGCTAATGCATGATAATTTAACTAACATACATATAAATGATCATTTCAACAATCTAGGGAATGCTGAAAGAGTGCCTCTCCGGTCCAGATCTGGTTCATTACTTGAAGAGCAATCACTGTTATCTACGAATAAGGATACTTTGCCTCCCAATTACAGAATTCCTTTTCAGATTGGTAAGTCATCTCTGGAAAAAGACTTGCATGAATTGGATACAAATAAGGGACACAGGCATGAATTTTTGGGCACAATGGGCAAGTTTGTTCCTGGGATGTCAGACTTGTCAGAACAAGTGGAAAGCGCCATGCCTTCAATGGAAATGCCTGCTATTGCTCACAGTAGACATAGCTCACTAAGCAGTGCAG GTGGTGATGGTGTCTCTTTTGGTCGTGAGATGGGTTTGAATAGTTCACGTGGAGATGAGGTTTCTAGTGATAG GATTCCTCCTTCAACAAAAGGGTTTGATCATGCTTTCAATAAGCGGCCTCATGTATCTCGGGTTTTGTCCTCCCCGGACGTGCAGTCAGACCAACCATCTGCAACCCATGTCAATCAGAGTCAGTTATTAAACCTTACATCCAGTGAAG GGAGGAGAGAGCCGTCTGGAAATTTGTCAACTACCAGCATGACCGATGCTCAATCTGCAGGGAAGAAAGAGGCCCGGTTTAGATCTTCATCCTTCAGTGAAGGTGCTATGTCAGAGGCATCATTCATAGATATGCTTAAAAAGCCTGTTCTTCCTGAGGCAGATGTGCATCCAACTGGTGGAGCTGGGGCAGAGTCGGTTGATGGTGGCCAAGCAGGGCGAGGTGGtaaaaagaagggaaagaaaggGAAACAGATAGATCCTTCTCTTCTTGGTTTCAAGGTCTCCAGTAACCGGATCATGATGGGTGAGATTCAACGCCCTGAAGATTAA